The region GATGAGCGCACCGGGTTCGGCAATCTGCACGTCGCCCAGCATCGCGTAGGACGCGGTCACGCCGCCGGTGGTCGGATCGGTCAGCACCACGATGTAGGGCAGGCCTGCCGCGTGGAGGCGCGAGATCGCCACGGTCGAGCGGGGCATCTGCATCAGCGAGAGGATGCCCTCCTGCATGCGTGCGCCGCCAGCGGCCGTCACGGCGATGTAAGGGCACTTCTCCCTGATCGCACGCTCGGTCCCGGCGATGAACGCATTGCCCACGGCCATGCCCATCGAGCCGCCCATGAACGCGAACTCCTGCACGCCGACCACGGCTTTCTGCCCTTCGATCCTGCCGAAGGCATTGGTCAGCGCATCGGCATGGGGATTGGCAGCGCGGGCGGCCTTCAGGCGATCGACGTACTTCTTGCTGTCGCGGAACTTGAGCGGGTCTTCCTTGACCTTGGGCGCGGGCAGCAGTTCGTAGCCAGCGTCCAGCAGCTGGTCGAACCGTGCGTCCGCGCCGATGCGGCCATGGTGGTCGCAATGCGGGCAGACCGAGAGGTTTTCCTCGTACTCCTTGGTAAACAGCATTTCGCTGCACGAAGGGCACTTGATCCACAGGTTGTCCGGCGTGTCCCGCTTCGGCGTGAACGGGAGGGCGTTACGGACCTTGTTGAGCCAGCTCATAAGAGTTCCTTGCGGGCAGAGTGGACGGCAGCGGCGAGCGCGGCGGTGAGTTCCCTCACCGGGCGAGCGGCATCCGCGCCATGCTTTTCGACCAGATCGATGAAGGCTGACCCGACAACCACACCGTCAGCAACCCTGGCAATCGCCCCGGCCTGCTCAGGCGTGCGCACGCCAAAGCCGACGGCCACCGGGATCGTCGCCGAAGCCTTGATCCGCGCCACGGCCTCTTCGATGGAAGATTGCGCTGCCTGCTGCATGCCGGTGATCCCGGCGACCGAGACGTAGTAGAGAAAGCCCGAAGAGCCTTCGAGCACGGCAGGCAGCCGCGCATGATCGGTTGTCGGCGTGGCGAGGCGGATCAGCGACACGCCGGCATCGCGCAGGGCGGGGCCCAGTTCGGCGTCTTCCTCGGGCGGAATGTCGACGCAGATCACGCCATCGACGCCCGCCTTGACGCATTCGGCGGCGAACCAGTCGGCCCCGCGAATGGTCATCGGATTGGCATAGCCCATCAGCACCAGCGGCACGTCCGGGTGGCGCGCGCGGAATTCGGTAGCGATGCGCAGGATATCAGCCGTCTTGGTGCCAGCGCCGAGCGAACGCAGGTTCGCCAGCTGGATCGCCGGCCCATCGGCCATCGGATCGGTGAACGGCATGCCCAGTTCGATCACATCGGCCCCGCCTTCGACGAGCGCGTCAAGGATGGCAGCAGTGGCGTCAGGCGTCGGATCTCCACCCGTGACGAAAGTGACGAGGGCGGGGCGGCCCTTGGCGAAGGCGGAGGTGAGGCGCGACATCAAGCCCTCTCCCCTTCAGGGGAGAGGGTTGGGAGAGGGGCTTCCCGCGCTTCGCTCAGCGTCATGGCAAGCATCTGCAGCACACCTTCAAGGTTCGTCATAACATCGCCGTTCGTGAAGCGGACCACATGGTAGCCGCGCTCGTTCAGATATTTCGTTCTTTCCGCATCGCGAGGGTCGTCGACGTCATGCGTGTGGCCGTCGATCTCCACCACGATGCGAGGTTCGTTGGCAGCGAAATCGGCAATGTATTGGCCGATAACCTTCTGCCGCCGGAATTTCACCCCTTCGAACCGTCCAGCGCGCAAGGCAAGCCAGATTCGCGTTTCCGGTTCTGACATGGCCTTGCGGTTTTCGCGGGCGAATTCCGTGAGGCGGGCGTCGCGCAATTTCCCCTCTCCCAACCCTCTCCCCTGAAGGGGGGAGGGCTAAATCACAACGAAACCCCCAGATGCTCCGCAACCGAAAAGATGTCCTTGTCGCCGCGGCCGCAGAGGTTGGCGAGGATGATCTGGTCCTTGCCCATTGTCGGCGCGACCTTCTTCACTGCCGCGATGGCGTGGGCGGGTTCGAGCGCCGGGATGATGCCTTCGGTGCGGCAGAGCAGCTGGAAGGCGTCCAATGCTTCCTTGTCGGTCACCGAGGTATAGTCCACGCGTCCGATTTCCTTGAGCCACGAATGCTCAGGGCCGATGCCGGGATAGTCGAGGCCCGCCGAGATCGAGTGGCCTTCGGTGATCTGGCCGTCCTCGTCCTGCAGCAGGTATGTCTTGTTGCCGTGGAGGATGCCGGGGCGTCCGCCTGCGAGGCTGGCGGCGTGCTCCTTGTCCAGCCCATGGCCCGCCGCTTCCACGCCGAGCATCTTGACGCTGGCATCATCGAGGAACGGATGGAACAGGCCGATGGCGTTCGATCCGCCGCCGATGGCCGCGACCAGCACGTCAGGCAGGCGTCCGGTGCGGGCGAGCATTTGGGCGCGCGCTTCCTTGCCGATCACGCTCTGGAAATCGCGGACGAGTTCGGGATAGGGGTGGGGACCCGCGGCAGTGCCGATGATGTAGAACGTGTTGTGGACGTTCGCCACCCAGTCGCGCAGCGCCTCGTTCATCGCATCCTTGAGCGTGCCCGCGCCCGCCGTCACCGGCACGACTTCGGCGCCCAGCAGCTTCATGCGGAACACGTTGGGCTTCTGCCGCTCCACGTCGGTCGCGCCCATGAAGATCACGCAAGGCAGGCCGAAGCGCGCGCAGACCGTGGCGGTGGCCACGCCATGCTGGCCCGCGCCGGTCTCGGCGATGATCCGCGTCTTGCCCATGCGCATGGCAAGCAGGATCTGGCCGATGCAGTTGTTGATCTTGTGCGCGCCGGTGTGGTTCAGTTCGTCGCGCTTGAACCACACCTGTGCCCCGCCCAACTCTTGCGTCAGCCGGGGCGCGAAGTACAACGGGCTCGGGCGGCCGACATAGTGTTCGAGCAGGTCGTCGAACTCTGCTTGGAACGCCGGGTCGGCCTTGGCCTTGCGGTATTCCTGCTCGAGATCGAGGATCAGCGGCATCAGCGTTTCGGCGACATAGCGGCCACCGAACTGGCCGAAGTGGCCGCGTTCGTCGGGCTGGTTGCGGAAGCTGTTGGGAGTCTGCGCGTTCATGGCGCAGCGCTTGGCAGAGCCTTTGCGGAAAGTCCAGATTTGCAATGCCTGCGCCTTTGGGGCAGGGGCGGTGCAAAGATACGATGCTGCATTGCGGCAACCTGCACGATCCGTTCATGTGCGGGCAATCTTGATCAGACTAGGGCGTCCCTGCAACGTCGTGAAGGCGGCTCCGAAAGGGGTCGCCTTTTGGCGTTATAATAATGACCAAGTAAATCTCAAAAGTAACGAGTTTTGTTAGTCTGCCGAATGTTGCAGCTATGTCACAACCATTCTGCGTTTTGATATTCTTGTGATTTTCGTCATTGCCACCGAACTGGACCAGACCTACCTGACGCCTCGCCACCTTCACAGAAGGGGCCAAAAAGTCAGGAGTAAAATCTATGCGTCTGGTTCTTATCTCTCTCGCAGCCTCGCTTGTTGCTGCTACCCCGGCTCTCGCCAACGAAACTCGCGTCGAAGCACGCGGCGGCGTTGCATGGAGCGACGGTGAAAGCGAAGCGATCGCTGGCGTGGCCGCTGGCTACGACTACGACCTCGGTTCGACCGCGTTTGTCGGCGCTGAAGTTTCGGCTGACAAGCTGCTGACCGAAGGCACCAAGGTTTCGTTCGGCTTCAACGGCCGCGTTGGTGCGAAGATCGCCGAAGCTGGCAAGCTCTACGCTGTTGGCG is a window of Novosphingobium sp. THN1 DNA encoding:
- the accD gene encoding acetyl-CoA carboxylase, carboxyltransferase subunit beta codes for the protein MSWLNKVRNALPFTPKRDTPDNLWIKCPSCSEMLFTKEYEENLSVCPHCDHHGRIGADARFDQLLDAGYELLPAPKVKEDPLKFRDSKKYVDRLKAARAANPHADALTNAFGRIEGQKAVVGVQEFAFMGGSMGMAVGNAFIAGTERAIREKCPYIAVTAAGGARMQEGILSLMQMPRSTVAISRLHAAGLPYIVVLTDPTTGGVTASYAMLGDVQIAEPGALIGFAGQRVIQDTIREKLPEGFQRAEYLHAHGMVDMVTHRRDLKVTLAQVIDYLMAGKAAA
- the trpA gene encoding tryptophan synthase subunit alpha; translation: MSRLTSAFAKGRPALVTFVTGGDPTPDATAAILDALVEGGADVIELGMPFTDPMADGPAIQLANLRSLGAGTKTADILRIATEFRARHPDVPLVLMGYANPMTIRGADWFAAECVKAGVDGVICVDIPPEEDAELGPALRDAGVSLIRLATPTTDHARLPAVLEGSSGFLYYVSVAGITGMQQAAQSSIEEAVARIKASATIPVAVGFGVRTPEQAGAIARVADGVVVGSAFIDLVEKHGADAARPVRELTAALAAAVHSARKELL
- a CDS encoding endonuclease domain-containing protein — translated: MSEPETRIWLALRAGRFEGVKFRRQKVIGQYIADFAANEPRIVVEIDGHTHDVDDPRDAERTKYLNERGYHVVRFTNGDVMTNLEGVLQMLAMTLSEAREAPLPTLSPEGERA
- the trpB gene encoding tryptophan synthase subunit beta; amino-acid sequence: MNAQTPNSFRNQPDERGHFGQFGGRYVAETLMPLILDLEQEYRKAKADPAFQAEFDDLLEHYVGRPSPLYFAPRLTQELGGAQVWFKRDELNHTGAHKINNCIGQILLAMRMGKTRIIAETGAGQHGVATATVCARFGLPCVIFMGATDVERQKPNVFRMKLLGAEVVPVTAGAGTLKDAMNEALRDWVANVHNTFYIIGTAAGPHPYPELVRDFQSVIGKEARAQMLARTGRLPDVLVAAIGGGSNAIGLFHPFLDDASVKMLGVEAAGHGLDKEHAASLAGGRPGILHGNKTYLLQDEDGQITEGHSISAGLDYPGIGPEHSWLKEIGRVDYTSVTDKEALDAFQLLCRTEGIIPALEPAHAIAAVKKVAPTMGKDQIILANLCGRGDKDIFSVAEHLGVSL
- a CDS encoding outer membrane protein, giving the protein MRLVLISLAASLVAATPALANETRVEARGGVAWSDGESEAIAGVAAGYDYDLGSTAFVGAEVSADKLLTEGTKVSFGFNGRVGAKIAEAGKLYAVGGYNTEFCDLCDGTWTAGAGYQHSFGKLYGKVEYRHFFVKDSTIDVDAVAVGLGVKF